Part of the Xanthomonas sp. SI genome is shown below.
GGCGATGCGATGCTGCCATTCGGTCCGGGCAGCAGCGCGCACCTCGCGTCGCAGGAGGCCATCGGGTACCGACGCTTCGACACGGCCCGAAGCATTTCCGGCAGAAGGCGGCCTATAGTCCGGCCGCCACTCGATGAAGGAAGAACACGCAGGCATGCAACCCGCCACCCGCGGCCAACGACAGGTGCTGATCGCGACCAGCCTCAGTTACGTGGTCGTCATCCTCGACACCTCCATCGTCAACGTGGCACTGGAATCCGTTTCGCACACGCTCGGCTCGGACATCTCCGGGCTGCAATGGGTGATCAACGCGTATACGCTGACCTTTGCCAGTTTGCTGCTGACTGGCGGCGTGTTGGGCGATCGCTTCGGTGCGAAAAGGATCTACATGGCCGGCCTGTGCCTGTTCGCGCTGGCATCCGCATCGTGCGGCCTGGCCACCGGCCTGCCTGCGTTGGTGGGCGCACGGGTATTGCAGGGATCGGGGGCCGCACTGTTGGTGCCTTGCTCCTTGATGTTGATCAACACGGCGTATCCGCAGACCCACCAGCGTGCCAGCGCCATCGGGGTATGGGCGGGCTGCGGCGGGATCGCCATGGCAGCCGGGCCATTGGTCGGCGGGGTGCTGATCGAACTGTTGGGTTGGCGCAGCATTTTCCTGATCAACGTGCCGATTGCCCTGATCGGCGTGTGGCTGACGTCGCGCATCCCGTCTTCGGCGCCGCTGGCGCCCGCCCGGCACCTGGACGTCGGCGGGCAAGTCGCCGCGATCGTCGCGCTGGCGACGTCCGTGGCGGTGTTGATCGAAGGCGCGAAGCTGGGATGGAACTCCGCATGGGTGTACGTCGGCGTACTCGTGGCGTGCATCGCCTGGTGCGTGTTCCTGATGACGGAAAGCCGGCAACAGGACCCGATGTTGCCGCTTCGCTATTTCCGCAACGTGGCGTTCTCGGGGGCGACGTTCCTGTCGCTGATCTCGGCCCTGGTGTTCTACGGCCTGTTTTTCCTGCTGAGCCTGTATTTCCAGTCGGACCGCAACTGGTCCGCCCTGGAAACGGGGCTCGCGTTTCTGCCGTTGACCGCCATGGTCACCCTGGGCAGCTTCGCCTGCGGCCGGCTGACCCGAGCGTACGGCGCCCGCGCCGTGCTGATTGCCGGGTTCGGCCTGTACGCCCTGGGATTTGTCGGCCTGCTCGCGTTGGCCGGCGACGCGCCATACTGGCGTATCGCCGTGTGTTACCCGGCGGTGGGGTTCGGCGCGGGAATCATTACCCCGGCCGCCACCTCGGTGCTCATGAGCGGGGTCGACCGTGCCAAGGCCGGAGTGGCGGCCGGCACGCTCAATGCCGGCCGCCAAAGCGGTTCCGCCTTCGGCGTGGCGATCTTCGGCGCTTTGCTGGCGTCGATCCACCCTCTGAACGCTGCGATCCACGTCGCCGTCAGCATCGCGATCGGCTTGTCCATGCTTGCCATGCTGCTCTCGGCCCTGGTGTTGAAAGCGCCAGCGGCGCACCCGGTGGAATGCTGAAGCGCCTCCATCGGCAAGGTCATTGTCCGGTACGCAGTCGTGGAAGTCGCAAGGCGCTGCTGCGCCTGCAAGCCATCGGCGCTGTCGCGACTCCCGCACAAGAAGCGAGTGGAATAGGCGGCGCCGGCGGAAATGCCGCGGCGCCGGCACATCCCGCAGGCCGCTAGAATGGCCGTATCGCCAGCACCGGCTCCAGAGCGTTTCGATCCGCCGATGACCCTCGCACCCGACACCCGCGCGCCGCGCAAGCGCGTGGCGCTGTACGAAGACGTGGCCGAGCGGCTGCGGCAGAAGATCTACGACTACGTGCTGCCGCCGGGCGAGTGGATCGACGAACCGGCACTGGTCGCCGAACTGGGCATCAGCCGCACCCCGCTGCGCGAGAGCCTGAAACTGCTCGCGGCCGAAGGCCTGGTGCAGATCGAACCGGGCCGCGGCGCGCGCGTGACCCGGCTGAACCTGGAAGACCTCAACGAGCTGTTCCCGGTAATGGCGCTGCTGGAAGGCCGCTGCGCCTACGAAGCGGTGCGCAAGGTCGACGCCGCCGGCCTGGCGCGGCTGGAAACGCTGCACGCGCGCATGGAGCAGGCCGCCGACGAAGGCGACCTGGCCGAGTACTACCGGCAGAACTACCTGATCCACGAATCGGTGCAGGAATTCGCCGGCAACCCGTGGCTGATCCGCGTCACCCACGACCTGCACCGCATCCTCAAGATGCACCGCGGCCGCCAGCTGCTGGCGCCCGGACGCATGCAGCAATCGCTGTCCGAACACCGCGAACTGATGGACTGCTTCCGCCGCGGCGACGCCGAAGGCGCCGAGCGCACGATGAACCGGCACCTGCAAAGCCAGGGCAATGCCCTGGCGATGTACGTGGCCGCCGGCGGAAAGTTGAATGTGCCGGCGCCATTGCCTAACGGCCGGGAATGGGGAATGGGGAATGGGGAATCGTAGAAGCAGGTCTGCGCGATCGATCGGCGCCACATAGCTTCTGCAAAAAAGCATCGGCCCCGAAGGGCCGACGCTGCAGCAACGAAACCAATAACGCATCGGCTCGCGGGAACTGCTTCACCCCATTCCCGATTCTCGTTTCCCAATTCCCAGCTTCACAGCCACCCCGGCACCACCAGCAGCAGCCACGCCAGCAGCGGGCCGAACAGGACCACCAGGCCGCTGTAGATCAGGAAGCGCTTGTACAGCGACTCGCGTTCGTCCGGGGCGGCCGAGGCCACCACCAGCGCGCCGTTGGTCGAGAACGGGCTCACGTCCACCACCGTGGAGGAGATCGCCAGCGCGCAGATCACCCCGGCCGCACCGAGGTGGCCCTGCAGCAGGAATGGCACCGCCAGCGGGATGGTCGCGCCCAGCACCGCCGCCGACGAGGCGAACGCGGAGACGATGCCGCCGACGTAGCACACCAGCAGCGCGCCGAGCAGCGGGATGCCGATGTCGGACACGCCGTTGCCGATGTAGTCCACCGCCCCGCTCTCCTGCAGTACCGCCACGTAGGTGACCACGCCGCTGATCAGCAGCACAGTGGACCAGCTGATGCCGTCCACCGCGCCCTTCTGCGCCTTCGGCGACAGCAGCGCCAGCACCACCGCCACGGTCATCGATACCAGGCCGACGTTGAGGTTGTAGATCAGCGAGGCGATGCCCAGGCCGAGCAGGCCGAACAGGGTCAGCACGCGATCGCGATTCAAGCTCACCGCCTCCAGCGCCGCCGGATCGGTGGACAAGGTGCCGCCGCCGGCCGCCAGCAGCGCGCCATGGCCTTCGATCGCGAACTGGCGGTGCGAGGACTGATCGCCCACCGGCACGTACTCGGCCGTGGCCAGCGACGGCGCCTGTCCGCGCCGCAGCAGGGCCAGGCCGCCGAAGGCGAAGAAGCAGATCAGCGCCATCAGGAAGTTGAAGCCGAGGCTGGTCAGGAACACCGCCATCTCGGTCACGTCCAGCCCGGCCTTCTCCACCACCTTGTTGGTGATGCCGCCGTACACGCTGATCGGCGAGAAACCGCCGGCCTGCGCGCCGTGGATCACCAGCAAGCCCATCAGCAACGGATTGATCCTGTACTGCTTGGCGAAGCGCAGCGCGACCGGACCGATGATCGCCACCGCCGCCGGGCCGAGCGCGCCGAACGCGGTCAGCACCGCGGTGACCACGAACATCACCCACGGGATCGCCACGATCTTGCCGCGGACCGCGCGTACCGCCCAATGCACCAATAGATCGATGGTGCCGTTGTTGCGCGCGATCGCGAACAGGTAAGTGATGCCGACCAGGGTCAGGAACAGGTCGCCGGGAAACCCGGCCAAGACCTCCTTCCCGTCCATGCCGACCCAGACGCCACCGATGATGAAGGCCAACGCGAACGCGACCGCGCCCATGTTGACCGGCAACGCCGTGGCCACGATGAACATGACGATCAAGCCGATGATCGTCGCGATTTGTGGACTCATGCGCCCTCCCGAGCTTGCTGGATCCGTACCACTACCACTGCCGCGAATGGCCACCCGCCATCCTGGGTCGATCGCTCACTGCCAACTGCCGTGGCGCCGCGACGGCTGCCATCGCCGCCCCCTCCCGCCGCCGCGGCTGCATCACTGCATGCGTTGCTCCGCCTGCCGCACCCACGCCGCTGCCGCGGCCAGGCTGCCGAACTCCTCCACCGAGCGTGCCTGGCACTCCGGCAACAGCTCGCGCGCGATGCGCGCCAGCGCACCGCCCGGTCCCAGTTCCAGGAACACGCGCGCGCCGCGTTCGGCGGCCTGGCGCAGCGTTCCCGCCCAATCCAGCGTCGTCGCCAGCTGCGCCGACAAGGCGCCGATGGCGTCGTCGCGGTCGCCGATCCGGTGTCCGTCGATGCCGGCCAGCACCGCGGCGCGCGGCGCCGCCAATGGCGCGGCACGCAGATCGGCGGCGAACGCCTGCGCCGCGCTCGCCAGCAACGGCGTGTGCGCGGCCACCGCCACCGGCAGGCGCGTGACCCGCGCGCGCTGCGCACGCGCCTGCCGCTCGCCGTGCGCCAGCGCATCAGCATGGCCGCCTAGAATCAGATGGTCGTCGCCATTGACGATGGCCAGGTGCAGGCCGGTCTGCGCGCACAGCGTCTCGGCCTGCTCGCGCAGCAGGCCCTGCACCGCGATCAGGCCGTCGCCATTGCGGCTGGCCGCATCCATGCGCTGCGCGCGCTGCACCGCCAGTGCCAGGCAGGCGGACGCCTCCATGCCGCCGGCCAACGCATGCGCGGCCAGCTCGCCGATGCTGTAGCCGAGCAGCAACGCCGGCGTCGGCAGTTGCGGCAACAGCGCCGCGGCATTGGCCAGCACCGCGGTGCAGACCAGCGGCTGCGCGATGGCGTTGTCGTAGCGTGCGTCGTCGCCGGCCAGCGCCCGCGGATCGGCGCCGAGCACCTGCGCCGCCGCGGTCAGCACCGCCTCGGCCGCCGGCTCGCCGACGCTGTAGTCGAACATCGCCGGATGTTGCGCGCCCTGTCCCGGGCACAGCAGCGCCAGGCTCATACGCCCTCCTGGCGCTGCAGGAAGCAGGCGCAGGCGAGCAAGTCGGCGCTACCGCCCGGGCTGAGCCGGCGCGCGACGAAGGCGTCGCCGAGGCGCGACAGCTGCTGGCGCCAATCCGGCTGCGCCACGCCGCCGGCCTCGAGGAACGCACGCGCGCTGCGTTGCGCGAAGCGCAGCCCGTCGCGGCCGCCGCGGTGCAGCAGATTCAGATCGTCGGTCTGCGCGATCAGCTGCAGCAGGGTCTGCGCCAGCGTCGCCTCCTGCGCCAGGCCTGCACGCATCGCCGCGCGCAGGCTCGGCAGCGCTACGTCGCGCAGCAGCGGGAACCCGGCTGCCGCCTGTTCGCGCACGCCGGCCACGCCATGCAGGCGACGCATGCGCTGGCCGTGGCTGTATGGGTCCAGCGGTGCGTCGAGCAGCGCCTCGCGCCAGAGGCCCACGGCATTGCAGACCGCCACGCCATCCGGCGTCGCGTGATGCTGGCTGCGCAACCGCGCCGCCGCGGCGACCAGCAGGCCCAGGCTGAAGATCGCGCCGCGGTGCGTGTTGACGCCGCCGGTGGCGCGCAGCATCGCGCGCTCGGCGCCGATGCCGAGTTCGCGCAGCGTGGGGAACGCCGCATCGGCCGCGCCGGCGGTGGCGATCGCGACGAAGTAGCCGCGCAACGCGAACAGGCTGCGCAGGAACGTGGAAGCGTCCATATCGTCGTGGCTGCCGCGATCGAACGGCGTGACCAGACCCGGCTTCGGCGCGCAGGCCAGCTCGGCATGCAGGCTGGCGACGGCGAGACGGCCGAGGCGGTGCGGCATGGACAGGCGGTGTGGAGCGATCGCCGCTGCCTTGGCTGCGGCCACAGTCGCTCGCGGATGGCGGGCGAATTGTACCGTCGCTGCTCGGGCTTCGATCGTCGCGACTGAAGTCGCTCCCACAAGGGATGCCATGCCTGCGACAAGTCCTGTGGGAGGGGCTTTGGTCCCGACCGCTTCCGGTGTTGGCAAGACCGCGACTTCGTTCGTCGCGGCTGAAGCCGCTCCTACAGGAACTAGCGGATGGTCGGCTACCCGTACTGTGGGAGGGACTTCAGTCACGACGCGGTCGGGCCGCAGCACCTCCATTGCTTCACTCGTCGCGACTGAAGTCGCTCCCACAAGGGTCTTGTGGCTTTCTTGCAAGGTGCCCTGTAGGAGCGGCTTCAGCCGCGACAGACAAGCAAAACCACCAGGGTTTCTAACTTCGCTCGTCGCGACTGAAGCCGCTCCTACAGGAACTTGCGGACTATTCGCCGGGCGCACTGTGGGAGGAACTTCAGTCCCGGCGGCTTCCGACATTGGAAAGATCGCCGCTCCGTTCGTCGCGGCTGAAGCCGCTCCTACAGAGGCTTGCGGACGGCCGACTACCTGCACTGTGGGAGATACTTCAGTCCCGACGGCTGCCGAAGCCGGAAGGTTTGAGGCTGCGTTAGTTGTGATCGAAGCCGCTCCTGCAGGAGCCCGCGAATGTGCTGCTGGGGCCAATGTAGGAGGGGCTTCAGCCCCGACCGCTTCTGGCGCCGGCCCGTCCACGGCTGCGGCCGCCGGCGATGCCGAGAAACAACCGTCTTCCACGCCGCGCACCGCCTGCAATTCCATCACGCCCCCCATGCCTGCAGCAGCTCGGCGCGCGGCTGCAGCCGGCAGTCGCGCAGCGCCTTGACCAGCAGTTGCGCGCTGTCGCCGGCCAGTTCGCGCCAGCTCACCGCGTTGCCGTCGGGCAGCAGCACTTCGCCATCCACGCGATGCCCGTGACGCTGCTCCCAGCGCGCAAGGTCGGCGAGCAGCGCGGGTGCCTGCGCCGGCGACGGCACCGTCCACAGCAAATCGATGTCCGAGCCGGCCTGCACGTAGGGCAAGCCGGTCAGCGCCTGCCAGGCGAAGGCGCCGAATACGCGCGGAGTCAGACCATGCGTGGCGGCCAGCGCCTGCAATTCGCGCAGCGGCACTTGCCACTGCGGCACGGCCGGCACCTGCGCGCAGACCTCGTCCAGCGTCGGCGGCGCGCGCTGCCGCAACACCGCATCACGCTCGGCCGACAGCGACAGGCGCTGCTTGCCTTCGGCCGGCGGCAACGGCACGCCGAGACGCAACAGCTGCGCATCGTCGCTGCGATCGCCGCGCGCGACGATCGCCGGATGGCCGGCAGCGAACCAGTCGCGCAGGCGCGCCTGCGCACCCGGCGTGCGCGCCTGCCACGGCGCATCGGCCGCGAGCCAGACCAGGTCGTGCCGGGCGAGCGGCTCATGCATGGCCGGCAGCGACCTCCGCGGCGATCGGCGCGGCCAGCAGGCGGCCGTTGCGCTCGGTGCCGCGTTGCGCGCGTACGTCGCCCTGCAGCGGCGCCTGCAACGCGGCGACCAGCGCTTGCGCCAGATCGCCCTGCCACACCGCTTCCACCGCACCCATCGCCACGTAGTTCTCCACGCCCGGCGCGAACACCGGCGAGCTTTTGCTCAAGGCCTGCAGCTTCTCCAGCGGCTGCTTGGTGACCCGCGCCATCGCGCGCAGATCCATCACTCGCACCTGCGCTTCGGGCAACGCGTAGATCGCGTCGGCCATCAGCCCGAAGGCGAGGAAGCCGCCGCTCACCGATTCGCCGTAGACCAGCGTCAGCAGCCGCGCCCCGCGCCGCCGCGCCAGGTCCAGGCATTGCGCCAGATGGCCGAAATAGCCGTTGATGCCGAGCAGTTCGTCCTTGCGCGACGGGCGCTGGCCGGCGGTATCGACCAGCATCACGATCGGCCGCTGCGGATGCGCGCGGGTGCTGTCCAGCACCGCGGCGGCCAAGGCCAGCGCATGCTCCACGCCCACTTCCAGCTTGTCGGCGCTGCCGATCACGGTGACCTCGCCCAGCGCGGTGCTGGCGCTGCCGCCGATCACCCCGTCGCGGACCTCGACCCGGTGGCCGAGCGGGAACAGTGCTTCCAGCAAAGGCTTCAGTTCCATCACGGGCTCCGATCGGCGACGGCGGCAAGGAAGGCGGCGGTATCCAGCAACGGCAGCGCTTCGGGATCGGCGATGCCCTGGCGGCGCCAGATGTCCACGCCGTCGCGGCAGTCGCCGTAGGTTTCCAGGCGTTGGCGCAGCGCGGCGTGTTCGGCGGCGATGCGCGCCAGGCCATCGTCGTCTGCGGCCGGCGGTGGCGCCGCCAGCGCGGCGATCGCCGCAGCGCGGAAGTCCTCTATGGCGTCGGCGACCAGGGCCTGCGCCTCGCCAAGCAGATAGCGGTGCTTGCCGCCGGTCACGCGCCACACCAGGGCGCGATCGCGCGAATCGAACTCGTCCACGCCGCGCACCGTCTCGATCACTTCCGGACCCGACAGGCCCAGCCGTCCTTCCTCGGACATGACGATGCGCGTGCAGCAGCGGCTGACGATGCCCATGCCGCCGAAGCAGCCGTTGCCGCTGCCGATCAGCGCCAACACCGGCACGCCGGCGGCGCGCGCGTCCAGGGTGGCGCGCATGATTTCGGAGATCGCGATCAGACCGGCGTTGGCCTCGTGCAGGCGCACGCCGCCGGTGTCGGGCAGCAGCAGCACCGCCGCCGGCCTAGTCGCCGCGGCACGCTGCAGCAGCCCGGTGAGTTTGGCGCCGTGCACCTCGCCGACCGCACCGCCCATGAACTGGCCTTGTTGCGCGGCGATCAGCACCGTGCGCCCGTCGAGCCGGCCCTCGCCGACGACGATGCCGTCGTCGAACGCACCGGGCTGATCCAGTTGGGCCAGATGCGGACTCATCGCGCGCTGGCGCGGGCCGACGAACTCGCGGAACGAGCCGGGATCGAGCATGCCGGTGATGCGCTCGCGCGCGTCGGCTTCATAGAAACTGCGCGGACGGCGGTTGTTCGGGATCGCGCTCATGCGCAGCTCCGGTGTGGGCGGCGGACTCGCCGAATAGGTAGAGCGGGACGATCGTTCATTGCAGCAGGCGTCTGGATCGCGGCCGGTGCCATCCAGGCGCTGCCGGAGGATCGCATCGGGGCTGAAGCCCCTCCCACAACAGGGCTACTCGCAGGCACGGCGTCCCTTGTAGGAGCGGCTTCAACCGCGACGAACGGAACCGAACTATCACCGGCTCCGGACAACGTCGCGGCCGAAGCCGCTCCTACAGGGAGCATGGCGATCGCGGATGTCCGGATTGAACGCATCACGCATCCTCCTGCAACGCTTCCACCGCCTGGTCCAGGCGCAAGCCGACCACCGCCGGCGTGGCGCCGACATCGTTGATCGAGATGCGCACGTCGCGCAGCGGATGGCGCGCGGCGAAATCGTCGAGCACCGCCTGCCAGATCGAGCCGAAGCCGTCGGCGGCGGTGACGATCTCGATCTGCATCGCCCCGCCCAGTTCCTGCGGTTCGATCAGCACTTCCAGATTGCCGGAGGACACCACGCCGACCAGCACCTGGTCGAGCCGGCCGTTCGGCGCCAGGCGTCCGTCGTAGCGATAGCGAAGGGTTTCCATCGACATCCCTTACCAGTTGCGGAAACGTTGCGGCGGCGCGTACAGGCCGCCGGACCAGCGCACCAGATCCTTGACGCTGCGCGCGGCCAGCAGGTCGCGGCTGGCGTCGCGCAGGCGGATGCCCAGGTCCTCGGGGCGGCGGATCACCCCGCGGTCGCGCAGGTTCTCGACCATGCGCCTGTCGCGGCCCAGGCCCACCGCGGTGTAGCCGGCCACGCCGCGGATCGCCTGTTCGCGTTCCTCCGGCGTACGGCACAGCAGCAGGTTGGCGATGCCTTCTTCGGTCAGCACGTGGCTGACGTCGTCGCCGTAGATCATCACCGGCGGCAGCGGCATGTTGGCGCGCTCGGCCAGTTCCCAGGCGTCGAGCCGGTCGACGAAGGCAGGCGCCATGTGTTCGCGGAAGGTCTCCACCATCTGCACCACCAGCTTGCGCCCGCGCGGCATCTCGCCCGGGCGCGCGGCCTCGCGCCCGGCCTTGAGCCAAGCCTCGCTGCCGTGGCGGCGGCCGCGTGCGTCCGAGCCCATGTTCGGCGCACCACCGAAGCCGGCGATGCGGTCGCGGGTGGCGGTGGAACTGTTGCCCTGCAGATCGATCTGCAGCGTGGAGCCGATGAACATGTCGCAGGCGTACAGGCCGGCGGTCTGCGAGAACGCGCGGTTGGAACGCATCGAGCCGTCGGGGCCGGCGAAGAACACGTCGGCGCGCGCGGCGATGTACTTCTCCATGCCCAGTTCCGAGCCGAACGAATGCACGGATTTGACGAAGCCCGACTCGATCGCCGGAATCAGCGCCGGATGCGGATTCAGCGCCCAATGCCGGCAGATCTTGCCGCGCAGGCCGAGCGACTCGGCGTAGGTCGGCAGCAGCAGCTCGATCGCCGCGGTGTCGAAGCCGATGCCGTGATTGAGCCGGTCCACGCCGTACTCGGCGTAGATGCCCTTGATCGCCATCATCGCCATCAGCACCTGGATCTCGGAGATCTGCGCCGGGTCGCGGGTGAACAGCGGTTCGATGTAGTGCGGGCGCGGCGCCTGCACCACGTAGCCGATCCAGTCGGCGGGGATGTCCACGCGCGGCAGCGTGTCCACGATTTCGTTGACCTGGGCGATGACGATGCCGCCCTTGAACGCGGTGGCCTCGGCGATCACCGGCGTGTCCTCGGTGTTCGGCCCGGTGTAGAGATTGCCGTGGCGATCGGCGGCCTGCGCGGCGACCAGCGCCACGCGCGGGGTCAGGTCGACGAAGTAGCGGCCGAACAGTTCCAGATAGGTGTGGATCGCGCCGATCTCGATGCGCTTGTCGGCGACCAGCCGCGCCAGGCGCAATGCCTGCGGCCCGGAGAAGGAGAAGTCCAGGCGCTGCGCGATGCCGCGTTCGAACACGTCCAAATGCGAGGGCAGCGCCAGCACCGACTGCAGCATGTGCAGCCCGTGCACCCGCGCCGGATCGACCTCGGTCAGGCACTGCGAGAGGAAATCGGCCTGCTTCTGGTTGTTGCCTTCCACGCACACGCGGTCGCCCGGCTCGATCACCGCCTCCAGCAACGCCACCGCGTCCTTGGCCTCCACCAAGCGCCCGCGCGCCAGCCCTTCGGCGCGCTGCAGGCGTTGCCGGCGATTGTCGGCGAGCGTGTTCCAGTCCTGAGGCATAAGGCTTTCCGTCGGCGAATGGAGGGCGGCAGCGCCTGGCGGCGGGGCCGGCCGAAATTGTAATTACGATATAATTATGAAACCGTGACCAATGCACGCTGCGGTGCAACAGGCGGCTATCGGCCTATAGCACCGGATCCGGGACCACCACGATTCAGCCGTCCGCCGCGTGCATGGCCGCGTCGTTACCGGCATTGCCAGGCCTAGTCGAGCGTCTCGCCGAACGCGCTTCGATAAGCCACGCGATCGAAGCGCAGCACCGCGCGCGCACGTTGCTCGGTCAGCGGACGCAGCACCCAGCGCACGTCCACACCACTGCGGCACGTGCTGACCGTCGGGATCGCCAGGAACCAGCGCGCACCGGGCCCACTGCAATACCAGAACGCGTTGCTGCCGTTCATGGCTTCGCTATCGAACATGAAGGACGCATCGTAATTGGCGTCCATGAATTGCTGCACCTTCTTCACCACGACCAGATCCGCACCGGTGAGAAGCACGCCATCGCTGGTCAGGGAAACGCGCCGGAAGGATTCCTCCACCGCTCGCTCCAGCCAATGATCGCGACGGCGCTGAAGCCAAATAAGCCACGCCATGAAAGCAACGACCACGACGATGGCAGCGACGGTGACGGCGCCCTCCCAGGTAAACACGGGCTCTCCCCCCACCTATGTCGCTGTCGTCATGCTGATGCCGGGCTTGCCACCTGCGCAACCGCAGCCTGGCAGCGTGTCCTGCGTACCGCGCGACAGGCTACCCACCCAACGCCGCACTGATCTCCGCCGCAGCCGCGCACACCGCCTGCATCGCCGCCTGCGCGTCGATCTGCTGCGGGCGGCGTTCGATGAAGGGCACGGTCAGCGTGTAGATGGCGCTGCCGTGCTGCAGGATCGGCGCGGTCAGGTCGATCACGCCGACCACCGCTTCGCTGGGGTGGATGCTGTAGCCCAGCGCGCGCACCTGCGCGGCGGCGGCGAGGAACGCGTCGCGATCGTAGCCCACGTCGCTGGCGTCCAGGCGCTGCAGCAACCGCGCCTGCGCGTCTTCGTGCTGGAACGCGAACAGCACCAGGCCGGAAGTGGAATGCGCGAGCGGGCGGCGGTGGCCCGGGCGCACCACCATGCCCAGGTCGCTGGGCACGTCCATCTGCGCGATGACCACGATCTGGTCGTCCGACGGCGCCACCAGGTGGCAGGGCTGGCGGATCGCATCGGCTAGCCGGCGCATCACCGGCAGCGCCGCCTCGGTGACGTTCTGCACCTGCGGCTGCTGCATGCCGAGCATGAACAGGCGGTTCGTCAGCACGTAGCCGCCCTCGCCCGGCCCCTTGGTCAGGTAGCCGCGCTCTTCCAGCACCTGCAGCATGCGGAAGATCTCGCCGCGCGAACGGCCGATGCCCTGCGAGATCTCGCTCATGGTCATCGGCCGCGCGTCGCGCGCCAGCAGTTCCAGGATATCCAGGCCCTTGTCCAGGGCGGGAGCGCGGTACTTGGGCGGGGGCGTGGTCATTCCGTCGAGGCCAGGCGGGGGGTGGAAGGGCGCTAGGGTACAGGGAATGTCCGTGGACAGAAGCGCGGCGAAACCAGCCTGCGCCTGGCGCACGGATGTTCAGATGGACTGCAAGGTCCGACGCGTGCACTCCGATGCCGGCGCTTGCGAGGACCGCCCGCGCCAGGGTTCGGACACGACGCAGGCCATGGCACTCCATGCAAATATAAACACGGATTTTATATTTGCATGGCGACAGCGACCGCAGTACGCTCCGGCCACAACTTCAACGCCACGCGGCACATCCTGGGAGGGGTAGGCGGCATGCACTACAGCAGCGACACCGCAACAGCGGCGCCCGGCAGCCTGGCGCGCACCGCCATCGTGCCCTTGGTCCTGATCGTCAGCCTGTTCTTTCTGTGGGGCATGGCGAACAACCTCAACGACATCCTGATCAAGCAGTTCAAGAAGGCGTTCGAGCTGTCCGACCTGCAGGCCGGGCTGGTGCAGAGCGCGTTCTATCTGGGCTACTTCGTGTTCGCGATCCCGGCGGCGATGTTCATGCGCCGCTTCAGCTACAAGGCGGCGGTGGTGCTCGGCCTGCTGCTGTACGCGACCGGCGCGTTCCTGTTCTACCCGGCCGCGCAGGAGCACACCTACGGCTTGTTCCTGCTGGCGCTGTTCGTGATCGCCAGCGGCCTGGCGTTCCTGGAAACCACCGCCAATCCGCTGGTCACCGTGCTCGGCCCGGCCGAAGGCGCGGCGCGGCGGCTGAACCTGGCGCAGGCGTTCAATCCGCTCGGTTCGATTACCGGGGTGATGATCGGCCAGCACTTCATCCTCTCTGGCGTGGAGCACACGCCGCAGCAACTGGCGGCGATGGCGCCGGCCGCGCGCGCCAGCTTTTTCGCCGCCGAATCGGCGGCGGTGCAGACCCCGTATCTGATCATCGGCGCGGTGGTGGTGCTGTGGGCCCTGCTGATCGGGCTGACTCGCTTCCCGGTCACCCGCGACAGCGGCGCCGCGGCCAGCGGCGGCAGGGCCTATTTCGGCCCGCTGCTGCGCAACCGCCGCTTCGTGTTCGCGGTGGTCGCGCAGTTCTTCTACGTCGGCGCCCAGGTCGGCATCTGGAGCTACCTGATCCGCTATCTGCAGGACGCGGTGCCGGGCACCCCGGAAAAGACCGCGGCCAGCTT
Proteins encoded:
- the mdcG gene encoding malonate decarboxylase holo-[acyl-carrier-protein] synthase, yielding MHEPLARHDLVWLAADAPWQARTPGAQARLRDWFAAGHPAIVARGDRSDDAQLLRLGVPLPPAEGKQRLSLSAERDAVLRQRAPPTLDEVCAQVPAVPQWQVPLRELQALAATHGLTPRVFGAFAWQALTGLPYVQAGSDIDLLWTVPSPAQAPALLADLARWEQRHGHRVDGEVLLPDGNAVSWRELAGDSAQLLVKALRDCRLQPRAELLQAWGA
- the mdcE gene encoding biotin-independent malonate decarboxylase subunit gamma, which produces MELKPLLEALFPLGHRVEVRDGVIGGSASTALGEVTVIGSADKLEVGVEHALALAAAVLDSTRAHPQRPIVMLVDTAGQRPSRKDELLGINGYFGHLAQCLDLARRRGARLLTLVYGESVSGGFLAFGLMADAIYALPEAQVRVMDLRAMARVTKQPLEKLQALSKSSPVFAPGVENYVAMGAVEAVWQGDLAQALVAALQAPLQGDVRAQRGTERNGRLLAAPIAAEVAAGHA
- a CDS encoding biotin-independent malonate decarboxylase subunit beta, with the protein product MSAIPNNRRPRSFYEADARERITGMLDPGSFREFVGPRQRAMSPHLAQLDQPGAFDDGIVVGEGRLDGRTVLIAAQQGQFMGGAVGEVHGAKLTGLLQRAAATRPAAVLLLPDTGGVRLHEANAGLIAISEIMRATLDARAAGVPVLALIGSGNGCFGGMGIVSRCCTRIVMSEEGRLGLSGPEVIETVRGVDEFDSRDRALVWRVTGGKHRYLLGEAQALVADAIEDFRAAAIAALAAPPPAADDDGLARIAAEHAALRQRLETYGDCRDGVDIWRRQGIADPEALPLLDTAAFLAAVADRSP
- the mdcC gene encoding malonate decarboxylase acyl carrier protein, with product METLRYRYDGRLAPNGRLDQVLVGVVSSGNLEVLIEPQELGGAMQIEIVTAADGFGSIWQAVLDDFAARHPLRDVRISINDVGATPAVVGLRLDQAVEALQEDA
- the mdcA gene encoding malonate decarboxylase subunit alpha, translating into MPQDWNTLADNRRQRLQRAEGLARGRLVEAKDAVALLEAVIEPGDRVCVEGNNQKQADFLSQCLTEVDPARVHGLHMLQSVLALPSHLDVFERGIAQRLDFSFSGPQALRLARLVADKRIEIGAIHTYLELFGRYFVDLTPRVALVAAQAADRHGNLYTGPNTEDTPVIAEATAFKGGIVIAQVNEIVDTLPRVDIPADWIGYVVQAPRPHYIEPLFTRDPAQISEIQVLMAMMAIKGIYAEYGVDRLNHGIGFDTAAIELLLPTYAESLGLRGKICRHWALNPHPALIPAIESGFVKSVHSFGSELGMEKYIAARADVFFAGPDGSMRSNRAFSQTAGLYACDMFIGSTLQIDLQGNSSTATRDRIAGFGGAPNMGSDARGRRHGSEAWLKAGREAARPGEMPRGRKLVVQMVETFREHMAPAFVDRLDAWELAERANMPLPPVMIYGDDVSHVLTEEGIANLLLCRTPEEREQAIRGVAGYTAVGLGRDRRMVENLRDRGVIRRPEDLGIRLRDASRDLLAARSVKDLVRWSGGLYAPPQRFRNW
- a CDS encoding IclR family transcriptional regulator, whose translation is MTTPPPKYRAPALDKGLDILELLARDARPMTMSEISQGIGRSRGEIFRMLQVLEERGYLTKGPGEGGYVLTNRLFMLGMQQPQVQNVTEAALPVMRRLADAIRQPCHLVAPSDDQIVVIAQMDVPSDLGMVVRPGHRRPLAHSTSGLVLFAFQHEDAQARLLQRLDASDVGYDRDAFLAAAAQVRALGYSIHPSEAVVGVIDLTAPILQHGSAIYTLTVPFIERRPQQIDAQAAMQAVCAAAAEISAALGG